gaaattcttaAAGTTCCTAGATACTGTGCTCCAGGACAAGAAATTACTCCACAATCATTTGTCGCTTATTTGCAAGAACCTATTCTTCATAGTTCAATCAAATCATCGGGAATTAGTGTCTcaaaagaatgaagaacTGAAGCAAAGAATTACTAGAGTAAAGAACGAACTTAGAGAAGCATTGAAAAACAACGAAGACGATCTAGGGTTCAACATTGAAGGACTAAAATTCATTAAACAACAATGGAACCTCAAGCACAACTATgaatttgttgatgaatttgaccAAAGGAAGCAAGCAGAGAAAACCGCGAAGAAGAGAGTTTTCGAAACTCTAAGTTAAATCTCCATAACTACGTCTAACACTTAGATAGAGATAAAATAAACAATGGATGTATATACCTTAATAGCAACTATTTGACTTGCACTAAGCTGGCAATCaggtaaatcttcataaAGGGGAAATACACTGTTTGTGTATCTTGAACCTGCTGGTTTTATTGTTTTGTCGTTCGGACGACCATTTTGGATCAACCATGCCTCAAATCGACCAACAAGAAATATGGGAATATAAATTGAACAGAAAATAAGAGTATCTCACTAATAACATTCGAATATATTTTACCCACAtttaatattttctttttataAATATATAGTACAACTATAAgtttttttctcattttaATATAACTGAAAACTCATTATAGGATTGACGAACATCTGGCAATGATTGCCAGCCTCCGAAGAGtaaaatgatgaaatatAAAACAATAAAACtaataacaacaaccaTTAAGAGATAAGAGAAATGAATAgacctttttttttgttttttttattatttttccttttgttcGAGTTCATTATTACCTTTGCATTATTCCAGCTTCCACGGCGAGTGAACCTTAAGTTTGGATTACGGTTTTTTCTGAGGTTCTTTGAGCTCGTATTTTGGAGATCCCATATCACTATTGTCCGATGACGGTGATGGTGACAGTAGAAGTGCATGGTTTGTTACCGCCAGATTTGGCGGCGGACGTAATAAACCGTattcttccatttcattGCGTAATTGTTCTTCCATTTTGTAGATCAGATACCCGTCATTACTCCTTTCCACAGTCTCCTTAACTGGACTACTGTGAGTACTACTGTAATCATCTTTCTTCGGCCTGCCACGTCTTCTTGGCGATTTTTTAATTACGACGTTCTCGTATCTTCTACCGCCAGAACAAATCATTCTACTTCTGTGTACTATAAGCGCATCTTCACGAttaaattttttaccaCAAGGGCAAGCATAGCACTTTTCTGCATGAGATTTCTTATGCCTTACTAAATCATGATTTCGGACAAAAGCCTTATCACAACCTTCAAAATCACACATGTAGGGCCTATCCTCTAAATGTGTTTGAATGTGGGATCTAATATTGtatcttcttttgaaaattttcccACAGCCATGATATTGACATTCAAACAATTTATCAGGTAGTTCTTTAACATATTTGTCAATAGACCCTCGAGGTAAAGTACTAGGTTTCCTTGTAATCTTTATTGGACTTACATTAGTGGTATCATATTGAGGTGAAGATCCTTCAAAACGACCCTGTGATTTGAGTACTGGTGAAGGAGTTTTGGCAACGATAAAACGACTTTCAGGctcatcaccatcttccATCTGTTGTTCTTCCCCATTGAAATCTGACTTGTGCCCTCCGATAATTTCATTATGATCCGCACTGTAACCACTGTTCCTACGACTACTGTGATCAGATGGCGGTTTCAACTGCGGAGTGGCTATCGGATCTCTAAAGGGGTTTTCACCTAAGCTCGTACCACTACCAGTACTAATGCCCGCATTACTATAGTAACCTTGAGTCGGTTGTTGTACTGGTGGGTGTTGACTCTTGACAGGCGGATATTGATTCTTCACAGGTGTGTGTTGGAAGATGTGTTTTTGCGGGAGTTGCGGTTGTTTCGGTATAGGAGTGTTATCAGTGGAACCTGGAATCGGTGGCATTATATCTACTGGTGGCGGTCTTAAAGAATAATTCCTAGGAACAGCCCTTTTACCGTTCATTGATTGAATACCCAAACCTAATAATCCTCCTGAATCTGAATCACTATTTTCGTTATCGTCTAAATGTTGAGGGATCGTTGATACAGTCGAGATCGTTGATTCCTTCTTATTGTGATGAACCGTTGACCTAGTGTTCACAGGAGATCTAGTTTGATCTTGGATTGAAAATCCGTTGGTGAAACCAGGTTGAGCATTTCTCTTCTTAAGGAAATGCGACGAATCAGCAACAGCTTCTTTTTGTTCGATCTCCGGCCTCAAATAGTTTGTCATAGCAACGTCTTCATCCGCGTCTTCACgtaaatcatcattaatcGGAGGCGTTCTGCCGCGAGAAACCTTTCTTGGAGGAGATCCGTTCATTGCTGTATGAGATCCCGGTCCGTAAGCTGGGGGCTCTAAATTTGCTGGTGGTGGGAATTTATAACCACCATTATTCGAATTCGAAGTAACAATTATATTACCGTCATCACCAATAATAGTACTACTTTTACCATTGTTTGCTGGAGTCTTAGTAGCACTTTGAGGAGAAGCACTCTCAGAGGAAATAAATTTGTGAGCAGTAACATCTTGTTCGCCGAGTACCCTCTGCAAACGTTCTTGTTGAACTCTATTCGCTTctaattgttcttcaagCTTCTTATTAACCTCTTGTTGCCTCTCAA
The genomic region above belongs to Zygosaccharomyces rouxii strain CBS732 chromosome F complete sequence and contains:
- the ACE2 gene encoding DNA-binding transcription factor ACE2 (similar to uniprot|P21192 Saccharomyces cerevisiae YLR131C ACE2 Transcription factor that activates expression of early G1-specific genes localizes to daughter cell nuclei after cytokinesis and delays G1 progression in daughters localization is regulated by phosphorylation potential Cdc28p substrate), with protein sequence MEPAADPWNINPSELLKGSMNSDPYIGFGNTNNIYNNNNHVEASGMGFGQDDLEKLLGFGCEDVDNLLSQELKDLDIPLMPRASKVNGNGAGDGDGITGLGFSGFNEDPYSLNRHNNSHKREPSGTAIFGFHNHNKTLSISNWQKAFGDPREQQQQQQQQQQQLQQQQLQQQPQQQALGSIEETNPDGYLGQVLLKQQEELRIALERQQEVNKKLEEQLEANRVQQERLQRVLGEQDVTAHKFISSESASPQSATKTPANNGKSSTIIGDDGNIIVTSNSNNGGYKFPPPANLEPPAYGPGSHTAMNGSPPRKVSRGRTPPINDDLREDADEDVAMTNYLRPEIEQKEAVADSSHFLKKRNAQPGFTNGFSIQDQTRSPVNTRSTVHHNKKESTISTVSTIPQHLDDNENSDSDSGGLLGLGIQSMNGKRAVPRNYSLRPPPVDIMPPIPGSTDNTPIPKQPQLPQKHIFQHTPVKNQYPPVKSQHPPVQQPTQGYYSNAGISTGSGTSLGENPFRDPIATPQLKPPSDHSSRRNSGYSADHNEIIGGHKSDFNGEEQQMEDGDEPESRFIVAKTPSPVLKSQGRFEGSSPQYDTTNVSPIKITRKPSTLPRGSIDKYVKELPDKLFECQYHGCGKIFKRRYNIRSHIQTHLEDRPYMCDFEGCDKAFVRNHDLVRHKKSHAEKCYACPCGKKFNREDALIVHRSRMICSGGRRYENVVIKKSPRRRGRPKKDDYSSTHSSPVKETVERSNDGYLIYKMEEQLRNEMEEYGLLRPPPNLAVTNHALLLSPSPSSDNSDMGSPKYELKEPQKKP